From the genome of Nitrospira sp., one region includes:
- a CDS encoding MoaD/ThiS family protein produces MVRIILPAHLRTLARVTGEVALDVTAPVTQRAVLDALEARYPMLRGTIRDHVTHKRRPFIRFFACEQDLSHESADVPLPDTVASGTEPFLIVGAMAGG; encoded by the coding sequence ATGGTTCGAATCATATTGCCCGCACATTTGCGGACGTTGGCGCGTGTGACGGGTGAAGTGGCGTTGGATGTGACTGCTCCGGTGACGCAGCGAGCGGTGCTCGATGCGCTTGAGGCACGATACCCCATGTTACGGGGAACCATTCGCGACCATGTGACGCACAAGCGGCGGCCGTTCATTCGGTTCTTTGCCTGCGAGCAGGATCTGTCGCACGAGTCGGCTGATGTCCCCCTCCCGGACACAGTGGCATCCGGGACCGAGCCGTTCTTGATCGTCGGGGCAATGGCGGGCGGGTAA
- a CDS encoding VOC family protein — MQKIAPCLWFDDQAEEAAKFYVATFKKAKLGPITYYGEASATVSGRPKGSVMTVAFEIDGQEFLALNGGPIFQFTEAVSLMVKCETQEEIDHMWEALSRGGEQGQCGWLKDTYGLSWQIVVPQWDEMLRGKDAARSERVMAAILSMTKPDLQCVQRAYEGR; from the coding sequence ATGCAAAAGATAGCGCCATGTTTGTGGTTCGACGATCAGGCCGAAGAGGCAGCGAAGTTTTATGTGGCGACCTTCAAGAAGGCCAAGCTCGGTCCCATCACCTACTATGGAGAGGCCAGTGCGACGGTTTCGGGAAGACCGAAGGGTTCGGTGATGACCGTGGCATTCGAAATCGATGGGCAGGAGTTTCTGGCCTTGAACGGTGGTCCCATCTTTCAATTCACCGAGGCGGTGTCGTTGATGGTGAAGTGCGAGACGCAGGAAGAGATCGATCACATGTGGGAGGCCCTGTCCCGAGGCGGAGAACAGGGACAATGCGGGTGGCTCAAAGACACGTACGGCCTGTCGTGGCAGATCGTGGTGCCGCAGTGGGATGAGATGTTGCGTGGCAAGGATGCCGCGCGCTCGGAGCGGGTCATGGCGGCGATTCTCAGCATGACTAAGCCGGATCTGCAGTGCGTTCAACGGGCCTATGAGGGCCGATGA
- a CDS encoding YciI family protein: MRFVVFVKATKNSEAGVMPSQELLAAMMKYNEELVQAGVMLGGEGLHPSSKGVRVKFSGSQRIVTEGPFIETNEIVAGYWLWQCQSKAEAIEWVKRCPSPMPGEESEIEIRPLFEADDFGAELTPELREREERLRAQAAGKK, encoded by the coding sequence ATGCGATTTGTCGTATTCGTGAAAGCCACCAAAAATTCAGAGGCGGGGGTGATGCCGAGCCAGGAGTTGCTGGCCGCCATGATGAAATATAACGAGGAACTGGTACAGGCCGGAGTGATGCTCGGAGGGGAGGGACTTCACCCGAGTTCGAAGGGTGTCCGTGTGAAGTTTTCGGGGAGTCAGCGGATCGTCACCGAAGGGCCGTTCATTGAGACGAATGAGATCGTCGCGGGCTATTGGTTGTGGCAATGTCAATCCAAAGCAGAAGCCATCGAGTGGGTCAAGCGCTGTCCCAGTCCGATGCCGGGCGAAGAATCTGAGATCGAAATCCGTCCCTTGTTCGAGGCCGACGATTTTGGAGCCGAGTTGACTCCTGAGCTCAGAGAGCGGGAAGAGCGGCTGCGGGCGCAGGCCGCCGGCAAGAAGTAG
- a CDS encoding DUF1579 domain-containing protein — MRYITVTLVALALVMSASIGEAKEKKHDKPMDPQAMMELWQKLAQPGEPHKTFAGLAGSWTTTTKEWMEPGKPPTEASGTAEMKMLLDGRFLYQEFKSQMMGQPFSGIGIDAYDNVRKKYVTAWMDTMGTGIFIMEGTASADGKTITLKGSHPEPGGGQMHHRAVWKLVDSNTQTFEMYGNHGHGKEEKMMEITYTRKP, encoded by the coding sequence ATGCGATACATCACGGTGACACTGGTTGCGCTTGCGTTGGTCATGAGCGCCTCGATTGGTGAGGCCAAAGAAAAGAAGCATGACAAACCAATGGATCCGCAGGCGATGATGGAGCTCTGGCAGAAATTGGCCCAGCCCGGTGAGCCGCATAAGACGTTTGCCGGCTTGGCCGGAAGTTGGACGACGACGACCAAGGAATGGATGGAACCGGGTAAACCGCCCACGGAAGCGAGCGGGACCGCTGAGATGAAGATGCTGCTGGACGGACGTTTTCTCTATCAGGAGTTCAAGAGCCAGATGATGGGGCAGCCCTTTTCCGGAATCGGGATCGATGCCTATGACAACGTGCGCAAAAAATATGTGACCGCCTGGATGGACACCATGGGAACCGGCATCTTCATCATGGAAGGCACGGCAAGTGCGGACGGGAAGACGATCACGCTGAAGGGGTCTCATCCCGAACCGGGCGGCGGGCAGATGCATCATCGCGCAGTCTGGAAGTTGGTGGACAGCAATACGCAGACGTTCGAGATGTATGGAAACCACGGGCACGGCAAGGAAGAAAAAATGATGGAGATCACCTATACCCGTAAGCCGTAA
- a CDS encoding efflux RND transporter periplasmic adaptor subunit — protein MARRPRLSTIASILFGCFALSWLASCKQEVGSPQPPPVPEVGIVVATAQDVPDEPEFIGQSESSRPVEIRSQVTGILKEWFFKEGRDVKQGDRLYQIDPVPFHAAMLSAKAKVAQAEARLVQAKQNLARVKPLLAEQAVSTKDVDDAVAEEMAAKANLEGAKAELVKAKFDLDNTLIVAPISGMIERTRVYEGRLVSAQTDLLTIIQQVDPMYVIVSAPESFLLKRQRDNTAKRIQHPGVYQLRGVLTFADGTTYGQEGVLDLLDVGLKTDTGSRQARVVFPNHDRVLLPGQFVRVRFKGTVKKGAILVPQRAVQQGARGSIVFVVGNEDKVEMREVQATSWQGDQWLVEQGLQVGDRIIVEGLHKIAPGAPVKPVPLAAPATVPSADKPQPEPAS, from the coding sequence ATGGCCAGGCGACCCCGACTTTCCACCATAGCCTCGATCCTGTTCGGGTGTTTTGCGTTGTCATGGCTTGCGAGCTGTAAGCAGGAGGTCGGTTCTCCCCAGCCTCCTCCGGTACCTGAGGTCGGGATTGTCGTGGCGACGGCGCAGGACGTGCCCGATGAGCCGGAGTTCATCGGACAGTCGGAGTCATCGCGGCCGGTGGAAATCAGATCGCAGGTCACTGGAATTCTCAAAGAGTGGTTCTTTAAGGAAGGCCGCGACGTCAAGCAAGGCGACCGCCTCTATCAGATCGACCCGGTGCCCTTTCATGCCGCAATGTTGAGCGCGAAGGCGAAAGTCGCTCAGGCGGAGGCGCGACTGGTGCAGGCCAAGCAGAATCTAGCCCGGGTGAAGCCCTTGTTGGCCGAGCAGGCCGTGAGTACAAAAGATGTCGATGATGCGGTGGCCGAGGAGATGGCGGCGAAAGCGAACCTCGAAGGCGCCAAGGCGGAACTGGTCAAAGCCAAGTTCGATCTCGACAACACGCTGATCGTGGCGCCCATCAGCGGCATGATCGAGCGGACGCGCGTATATGAAGGACGACTTGTGTCGGCCCAGACCGATCTCCTGACGATCATTCAGCAGGTCGATCCCATGTATGTGATCGTCAGCGCACCGGAAAGTTTTCTGTTGAAGCGGCAGCGCGACAATACGGCCAAACGGATTCAGCACCCCGGCGTCTATCAATTGCGCGGCGTCCTGACTTTCGCAGACGGGACCACCTACGGTCAGGAGGGCGTGTTGGATCTGCTCGATGTCGGACTCAAAACCGATACGGGATCTCGGCAGGCCCGGGTGGTGTTTCCCAATCACGATCGCGTGCTGCTGCCGGGACAGTTTGTCCGGGTTCGCTTCAAAGGAACGGTCAAGAAGGGGGCGATCCTGGTTCCTCAACGCGCTGTGCAACAAGGTGCGAGGGGATCGATTGTGTTTGTCGTTGGGAATGAGGATAAGGTCGAAATGCGAGAAGTGCAGGCCACCAGCTGGCAAGGCGATCAGTGGCTTGTTGAACAGGGATTACAAGTCGGAGACCGCATCATCGTGGAAGGGCTCCATAAGATCGCGCCCGGGGCGCCGGTGAAACCCGTTCCGCTTGCCGCTCCCGCTACCGTTCCGTCTGCCGATAAGCCGCAGCCGGAGCCTGCTTCATGA
- a CDS encoding multidrug efflux RND transporter permease subunit, whose amino-acid sequence MISHFFIDRPIFASVLSIMIMVVGLVSLQALPIAQFPEITPPVVQIEADYPGANAEIVADSVARPIEVQLPGIDNLLYYDSTSTNDGHMTIKLTFEIGTDVDIAQVQTQNRVKLAEPQLPPEVVRQGITINKVSPDLLAVVALSSVDPTHDTVYLSNYAILRVLDNVKRLRGVGNALVFGSQNYSMRLVLDPIRMAQLSLTPTDIVNVVREQNRDFPAGTIGREPALKGTELTIPVITQGRLTEVKEFEELIVRAMPNGSMIRVKDVARVELGAQSYTLEGRWNGKPNVFLLTFLSPGANALETVKRVRAELAEVSKSFPTGVSYDIPYDTTRFIDVSIKEVVKTLMEAMVLVILVVYLFLQSWRATLIPGVAVPVSLIGTFAGMQALGFSINTLTLFGMVLVIGIVVDDAIVVVENCERHMSQGGLSPKAAAKRAMEEVTGPVIAIVLVLCAVFVPVGFLGGITGELYKQFAITISIAVIISGFVALTLSPALCALVLKPGEERHSGFFGFFNRAFSWMQGRYISTVGVALTRRVLSMAVFGGLLVGVFMLFKVIPGSFLPEEDQGYFITIVQLPDGASKQRTDAVLSKIESYFLAKPEIHSTDTLSGQNFVFSTRGPNAATMFVPLKHWDERKAPHQHVKSVIGAAFAEFAKIPEALVLAFNAPSIRGLGATGGFTLQLQDPSSGDFNRFSAAAQEFIGKARQNPAIGAIGTSFRVSAPRIVAKVNRERAKALGVPISEIFDTMQAYFGNFYINDFIKYGRVYRVQTEADAQYRSTPKDVSKIYVRATGPQGTTMIPLDTVVDTDFSSGPDPVTHFNGYNTALVLGSAAPGYSSGQVLDALEQVAGEVLIPKGYGIDWSGISYQERMVGSQSMYAFAFGLLMVFLVLAAQYESWVVPFAVILAVPLGLFGALSAVWLKGMTNDIYFQIGLVTLIGLSAKNAILIVEFANKQYEDGQPLLKATMEAAKLRFRPIVMTSMAFILGVVPLVIATGAGAASRNSIGTGVFGGMLAATFLAIFFVPLFFVLIRSLSRRLKKQTSPAQDAPDDPEKERDYQHA is encoded by the coding sequence ATGATCTCGCATTTTTTTATCGACCGCCCAATTTTCGCTTCGGTGCTCTCCATCATGATCATGGTGGTTGGCCTGGTGTCTCTCCAGGCGCTACCGATCGCCCAATTCCCTGAAATTACACCTCCCGTCGTTCAAATCGAAGCCGACTACCCGGGTGCCAATGCGGAGATCGTGGCCGACTCTGTGGCGCGCCCCATCGAGGTCCAACTGCCCGGGATCGACAATCTGCTGTACTACGACTCCACCAGTACCAACGACGGCCACATGACGATCAAGTTGACCTTTGAGATCGGCACCGATGTGGATATTGCCCAGGTGCAGACGCAGAATCGGGTCAAACTTGCCGAGCCGCAGTTGCCGCCGGAGGTTGTGCGTCAAGGTATCACCATCAATAAAGTCTCTCCCGATCTGTTGGCGGTGGTGGCGCTCAGTTCCGTGGATCCGACGCATGACACGGTGTACTTATCGAACTATGCGATTCTCCGTGTACTCGACAATGTGAAGCGGTTGCGCGGAGTCGGAAATGCGCTGGTGTTCGGCTCTCAGAACTATTCGATGCGGCTGGTCCTGGATCCGATCAGGATGGCCCAACTCAGCTTGACCCCGACGGACATCGTTAATGTTGTTCGCGAGCAGAACCGGGATTTCCCGGCCGGGACGATCGGGCGTGAACCGGCCCTGAAGGGCACTGAGCTCACGATTCCCGTCATCACGCAGGGTCGGTTGACGGAGGTGAAGGAGTTCGAGGAGCTGATCGTCCGTGCCATGCCGAATGGATCGATGATCCGTGTGAAGGACGTCGCCCGCGTCGAGCTGGGCGCACAATCGTATACGCTGGAAGGGCGTTGGAACGGCAAGCCGAACGTGTTTTTGCTCACCTTCCTGTCGCCCGGCGCTAATGCGCTCGAAACGGTGAAGCGGGTTCGGGCTGAACTGGCCGAGGTCTCCAAGAGTTTTCCCACGGGCGTGTCCTACGATATTCCGTACGACACCACACGCTTCATCGATGTCTCCATCAAAGAAGTGGTGAAGACTTTGATGGAGGCCATGGTGCTGGTCATTCTGGTGGTGTACCTCTTCCTCCAGAGTTGGCGTGCAACCCTGATCCCCGGTGTGGCGGTGCCGGTTTCTCTCATCGGGACGTTCGCCGGTATGCAGGCGCTGGGTTTCTCGATCAATACCCTGACTTTGTTCGGTATGGTGTTGGTGATCGGTATTGTGGTGGACGACGCGATCGTCGTGGTGGAGAATTGCGAACGGCATATGTCCCAAGGAGGGCTTTCCCCCAAAGCTGCCGCCAAGCGGGCGATGGAGGAGGTGACGGGGCCGGTTATTGCGATTGTGTTGGTGCTGTGTGCGGTATTCGTGCCGGTCGGATTCCTGGGCGGCATCACCGGCGAATTGTACAAGCAGTTTGCGATTACGATTTCGATTGCCGTCATTATTTCCGGCTTTGTCGCACTGACGCTCAGTCCCGCGCTCTGCGCCCTCGTCCTGAAACCCGGCGAGGAGCGGCACAGTGGATTTTTCGGTTTCTTCAACCGAGCCTTTTCGTGGATGCAGGGACGGTACATCTCGACAGTCGGTGTGGCGTTGACCAGGCGCGTGCTGTCGATGGCGGTCTTCGGGGGCCTGCTCGTCGGTGTGTTCATGTTATTCAAGGTCATCCCGGGCAGTTTCTTGCCGGAAGAAGACCAGGGCTATTTCATCACGATCGTGCAGTTGCCGGACGGCGCATCCAAGCAACGGACCGATGCGGTGCTGAGCAAGATCGAGAGTTACTTCCTGGCAAAGCCGGAGATCCATTCAACCGATACCCTCTCCGGCCAGAATTTCGTGTTCAGTACGCGAGGGCCGAATGCCGCCACGATGTTCGTGCCCCTGAAGCATTGGGACGAGCGCAAGGCGCCGCATCAACATGTGAAATCCGTGATCGGCGCGGCATTCGCTGAATTTGCGAAGATCCCCGAGGCGCTCGTTCTGGCCTTCAACGCGCCGTCGATTCGAGGGCTCGGCGCTACGGGCGGGTTTACCTTGCAACTCCAGGATCCGAGCAGCGGCGACTTTAATAGATTCTCCGCCGCAGCCCAGGAGTTTATCGGCAAGGCACGACAGAATCCGGCAATCGGCGCCATCGGCACGAGTTTCCGGGTCAGTGCCCCGCGCATTGTTGCCAAGGTGAATCGCGAGCGGGCGAAAGCGTTGGGCGTGCCGATTTCAGAAATTTTCGATACGATGCAGGCCTACTTCGGCAACTTTTACATCAATGACTTTATCAAGTATGGGCGCGTCTATCGCGTCCAGACAGAGGCCGATGCTCAGTATCGCTCCACGCCGAAGGATGTGTCCAAGATTTATGTGCGGGCGACCGGTCCTCAAGGCACCACCATGATTCCATTGGACACCGTGGTGGACACGGATTTCTCCAGCGGACCCGACCCGGTGACCCATTTCAACGGCTACAATACTGCGTTGGTGCTGGGATCGGCTGCTCCTGGGTACAGCTCCGGCCAGGTGTTGGACGCGCTCGAACAGGTCGCGGGAGAGGTGCTGATCCCGAAGGGGTATGGGATCGATTGGAGCGGCATCTCCTATCAGGAACGAATGGTCGGCAGCCAGTCGATGTATGCGTTCGCGTTTGGATTGTTAATGGTGTTTTTGGTGTTGGCTGCGCAGTATGAAAGCTGGGTGGTGCCGTTTGCGGTGATCCTAGCCGTGCCGCTCGGTCTATTTGGCGCTCTGAGTGCCGTGTGGCTGAAGGGGATGACCAATGATATCTATTTTCAGATCGGGCTGGTGACGCTGATCGGACTTTCGGCAAAAAACGCTATTTTGATTGTGGAGTTCGCCAACAAACAGTACGAAGACGGCCAGCCTTTGTTAAAGGCGACGATGGAAGCGGCAAAGCTCCGGTTTCGCCCGATCGTCATGACGTCGATGGCATTCATTCTCGGCGTGGTACCTCTGGTTATTGCCACCGGCGCCGGCGCTGCCAGCCGGAACTCCATCGGCACTGGGGTGTTCGGCGGGATGTTGGCGGCCACTTTTCTGGCTATCTTTTTCGTGCCATTATTCTTTGTGCTGATCCGTTCGTTGAGTCGCCGCTTGAAAAAGCAGACTTCTCCGGCACAGGATGCACCGGACGATCCCGAAAAGGAGCGCGACTATCAACATGCGTAG